The Blautia hydrogenotrophica DSM 10507 genome window below encodes:
- a CDS encoding ABC transporter permease, with the protein MGNMIEYVKMAIHNILANKGRSFLTMLGIIIGISSVIAIVSIGQGTTNQMNSEINDVGVGQIYINCSEDAQKAEEWITPDDLEDLKALDEVDGVSVASTLVGETTTGKGNFSLYLTGDTEDAKMVNNDSMKRGNYFTDADVAEARNVCVISDMDAKRLFGTDDVVGMDIDVTSYDITKTYRIVGVTEQKENGTFVSYTYEGMPSYITVPYTSLSDVMEGIEEFYSVTIIGNKSVDSKVVTEKALHVLERNHQSAGEDYYQVQSFQDVLKVMNQMMGMVTAFISFVAGISLLVGGIGVMNIMLVSVTERTREIGIRKSLGAKTSSIMMQFLAESAIITAIGGIIGIVLGIAAAFGICSIISQSMEMAISPGISPGTILIATAFACAVGVFFGIYPAKKAAKLSPIEALRRN; encoded by the coding sequence ATGGGTAATATGATAGAATATGTAAAAATGGCCATACACAATATATTGGCCAATAAAGGGCGTTCATTTCTGACTATGCTGGGTATCATCATTGGTATTTCTTCTGTCATTGCGATTGTCTCTATAGGGCAGGGAACGACGAATCAGATGAATAGTGAGATCAATGACGTGGGTGTAGGGCAGATCTATATCAATTGCAGCGAAGATGCTCAGAAGGCGGAAGAATGGATTACCCCAGACGATTTGGAAGATCTGAAGGCTCTGGATGAAGTAGATGGTGTATCTGTAGCCTCAACATTAGTCGGGGAAACGACGACCGGAAAAGGCAACTTTTCACTGTATCTCACCGGCGATACGGAAGATGCAAAAATGGTGAACAATGATTCCATGAAGCGTGGAAATTATTTCACCGATGCGGATGTGGCAGAGGCCAGAAATGTATGCGTGATTTCTGACATGGATGCGAAGAGACTTTTTGGAACGGATGATGTAGTGGGAATGGATATAGACGTGACCAGCTACGACATCACGAAGACCTATCGGATTGTGGGAGTCACAGAGCAAAAAGAGAACGGTACTTTTGTCAGCTATACTTATGAAGGGATGCCTTCCTATATTACAGTTCCTTATACTTCTCTGTCAGACGTAATGGAAGGAATAGAGGAGTTCTATAGTGTGACCATCATAGGAAATAAGTCTGTGGATTCTAAAGTTGTCACAGAAAAGGCCCTGCATGTGCTGGAAAGAAATCACCAGAGTGCAGGGGAGGACTATTATCAGGTACAGAGTTTTCAAGATGTGCTGAAGGTTATGAACCAGATGATGGGAATGGTGACAGCATTTATCTCCTTTGTGGCTGGAATTTCTTTGCTGGTAGGCGGTATCGGAGTTATGAATATTATGTTGGTGTCTGTCACGGAGCGTACCCGAGAGATCGGTATTCGAAAATCTCTGGGCGCAAAAACTTCCTCGATTATGATGCAATTCTTGGCGGAATCGGCGATTATCACGGCGATTGGAGGTATCATAGGAATTGTTCTAGGCATTGCAGCAGCGTTTGGGATATGTTCGATTATCAGTCAGTCCATGGAGATGGCGATTTCTCCTGGCATCAGCCCGGGAACGATATTGATCGCGACGGCGTTTGCCTGCGCAGTCGGAGTCTTTTTTGGAATTTATCCGGCTAAAAAAGCGGCAAAATTAAGTCCAATTGAAGCTTTGAGAAGAAATTAA
- a CDS encoding efflux RND transporter periplasmic adaptor subunit, which translates to MKKGKKRTKKTKIMIGVAAVVIVCIGVIAVFGKGSGTEETSASVEAVTAEVGDVTQEVDASGTVESNETKTYFSPVNAKIDKMDFEVGDSVKKGTQLITYNLEDLEKEDQKAELNQKSGELDYENTVKKSNKAVDKQAAAAASVDELQAMVDSQEAYVYDLKEQLSQAQLDAQNDAQAQVEQAQEEAQEAAQQAKEEYEAQMEEYSENVAAAKEALTKAEAKVQECLKAKREAERAYKKDPDNSALSSALDEATYDYEDAVAAKTDAQSNLQEVKAQIPTMDTDSTAMTGGSETGTTVMVDTSDLEVAIEQASSDLAELQSELATKKAEAEADPNALTEEEKEKMKITNNLAEMETKTAKELVIEGKKGIQAEFNGVISDSKVVEGATTTQGMEMFTIKSLDNVSVDLNISKYDYDKLDEGQKAVITIGDYTYKGTVTKISRIATPNEKGAATISVSVDIDNPDDNIFIGVDAKATIHAKEAKNVVTVPVEVVNIGKEGSFCYVIEDGVIVKKNVKTGISSDTKVEIKKGLKKGDQVLTDIGDHEEGDAVTATEEKE; encoded by the coding sequence GTGAAAAAGGGGAAGAAAAGAACCAAGAAAACAAAAATAATGATAGGGGTTGCCGCAGTGGTTATTGTCTGCATTGGAGTGATTGCAGTTTTTGGAAAGGGCAGTGGCACGGAGGAGACCAGTGCGTCTGTGGAGGCAGTTACTGCTGAGGTTGGGGATGTAACCCAGGAAGTGGACGCTTCCGGTACAGTGGAAAGTAATGAGACAAAGACCTATTTTTCACCGGTTAACGCAAAGATTGACAAAATGGATTTTGAAGTGGGTGACAGTGTGAAAAAGGGTACTCAACTGATTACATACAATCTGGAAGATTTGGAGAAAGAAGACCAGAAGGCAGAGCTGAACCAGAAATCTGGAGAATTGGACTATGAAAATACAGTGAAGAAGTCTAACAAAGCGGTGGATAAACAAGCGGCTGCAGCGGCGAGTGTAGACGAACTGCAAGCCATGGTGGACAGTCAGGAAGCTTATGTGTATGATTTAAAAGAGCAGTTATCGCAGGCTCAGCTCGATGCTCAAAATGATGCTCAGGCACAGGTTGAGCAGGCGCAGGAAGAGGCCCAAGAGGCGGCGCAGCAGGCCAAAGAAGAATACGAAGCTCAAATGGAAGAGTACAGCGAGAATGTCGCTGCCGCAAAAGAAGCTTTGACTAAGGCAGAAGCGAAGGTACAAGAGTGTCTAAAAGCAAAACGTGAGGCTGAGAGAGCCTATAAGAAGGACCCAGATAATTCTGCCCTTTCCTCAGCATTGGATGAGGCGACCTATGATTATGAAGATGCAGTAGCGGCAAAGACGGATGCGCAGTCCAATCTCCAGGAGGTCAAAGCGCAGATACCGACCATGGACACAGACAGTACAGCTATGACGGGGGGCAGTGAGACAGGGACTACAGTTATGGTGGATACTTCAGATCTGGAGGTGGCCATAGAACAGGCGTCCAGTGATTTGGCAGAACTACAGTCCGAGCTGGCCACAAAGAAGGCTGAGGCTGAGGCCGATCCAAATGCCTTGACAGAAGAAGAGAAAGAGAAGATGAAGATCACCAATAACCTGGCTGAGATGGAGACAAAGACAGCTAAGGAATTGGTTATTGAAGGAAAGAAAGGCATTCAGGCTGAGTTTAACGGTGTAATTTCCGACTCGAAGGTGGTGGAGGGAGCTACCACGACTCAGGGTATGGAAATGTTTACGATTAAGAGTCTTGACAATGTAAGTGTGGATTTGAATATTTCTAAGTACGACTATGATAAGCTGGATGAAGGTCAGAAAGCGGTTATTACCATAGGTGATTATACTTATAAAGGAACTGTGACGAAGATTAGCAGAATAGCAACTCCGAATGAGAAAGGTGCGGCGACGATCTCGGTGAGTGTGGATATTGATAATCCAGACGACAACATCTTTATCGGAGTGGACGCGAAGGCGACGATTCATGCCAAAGAAGCCAAGAATGTGGTTACGGTTCCAGTGGAGGTCGTAAATATCGGAAAAGAAGGTTCTTTCTGTTATGTTATCGAGGACGGAGTGATCGTTAAGAAAAATGTAAAGACGGGCATCTCCTCAGATACTAAGGTAGAGATTAAGAAGGGGCTGAAAAAGGGCGATCAGGTACTCACGGATATCGGAGATCATGAGGAAGGCGATGCGGTGACTGCGACAGAGGAAAAAGAGTAG
- a CDS encoding ABC transporter ATP-binding protein codes for MEPLIRVVDMCKIYNPGENEVRALDHVNLEIFQGEFVAIIGQSGSGKSTFMNMLGCLDVPTSGEYFLNGTDVSTMADNDLSEVRNREIGFIFQGFNLIPNLTAVENVELPLIYRGIDKKTRRQLAMESLHMVGLDKRVHHKPNEMSGGQQQRVAIARAIAAKPPVILADEPTGNLDSASSREILSILKDMHKNGRTVILITHDNGIADQARRVVRIMDGKIESDILNENFKE; via the coding sequence ATGGAGCCATTAATTCGCGTTGTTGACATGTGTAAAATTTACAATCCGGGGGAGAATGAGGTTCGGGCTTTGGATCATGTGAATTTAGAAATTTTTCAAGGAGAATTTGTAGCTATTATTGGCCAGTCGGGTTCGGGAAAATCAACATTTATGAATATGCTGGGATGTCTGGATGTACCGACTTCAGGGGAGTATTTTCTAAATGGTACTGATGTGTCCACGATGGCTGATAATGACTTGTCAGAAGTGCGAAACAGAGAGATCGGTTTTATTTTTCAGGGGTTTAATTTGATTCCAAATCTGACAGCTGTGGAGAATGTGGAACTGCCCTTGATTTATCGAGGAATTGACAAAAAGACAAGACGTCAGCTGGCAATGGAATCTTTACATATGGTAGGCTTGGATAAGCGAGTGCATCACAAACCCAATGAGATGTCTGGAGGACAACAGCAGAGGGTGGCCATCGCCAGGGCGATTGCGGCCAAGCCTCCGGTGATTTTGGCCGATGAGCCTACTGGAAATCTGGATTCAGCCTCCAGCCGAGAAATTCTGTCTATTCTGAAAGATATGCATAAGAATGGACGGACCGTAATTTTAATTACCCATGATAACGGAATTGCAGATCAAGCCAGGCGGGTAGTGCGTATCATGGATGGGAAGATAGAGTCTGACATTTTAAATGAGAACTTTAAAGAGTAG
- the glgB gene encoding 1,4-alpha-glucan branching protein GlgB: MINIQDFYIGKTFDAHTYFGAHLEKDGVWFRVYAPCAEKVSLIGDFNQWQGQWMERCEYHGVYQLFLSNAKPGMLYKYKIYGGGRVTDHCDPYGFGMELRPGSASVIVDLKEYHFQDSNWLKQRQKSYEQPMNIYEMHLGSWKTKSETSSSWYTYDELAKPLISYLSENGYNYVEFMPLCEHPADCSWGYQTTGYFSPTSRYGTAAQLKALVDACHQARIGVIMDFVPVHFAMDDYGLALFDGTPLYEYPNDAVGQSEWGTCNFMHSRGEVCSFLQSAANYWLSEFHFDGIRMDAISRIIYWQGDPSRGVNKNAVEFVRFMNQGLHRLHPTAVLIAEDSTNFLKVTAPVEYDGLGFDYKWDLGWMNDTLNYFRTPPWERPAHYHDLSFSMDYFYNELYLLPFSHDEVVHGKATILQKMWGDYEYKFPQCRALYAYMYLHPGKKLNFMGNEIGQFREWDESRPQDWDILKYPLHDAFHRYIQTLNKYYLSLDALHAKEYHKDYFHWLQINAAENSVYIFQRGLGEGAVIGVFNFSDQLWESYPCTFPEKTRVQELLSSDWEIYGGSTPVPRRKVHSTKTVGKQYLLTLDLPPFSARVFQVLSSGGKK; encoded by the coding sequence ATGATAAATATACAAGATTTTTACATCGGAAAAACTTTTGATGCTCACACCTATTTCGGGGCTCACCTGGAAAAAGATGGAGTCTGGTTCCGCGTATATGCCCCCTGCGCCGAGAAAGTGTCTCTGATCGGAGATTTCAATCAATGGCAAGGGCAATGGATGGAGCGCTGCGAGTATCACGGTGTCTATCAACTATTTCTGTCAAATGCTAAGCCAGGAATGCTCTATAAATACAAAATCTACGGCGGCGGCCGCGTGACAGATCACTGCGACCCCTACGGTTTTGGAATGGAATTGCGCCCAGGAAGTGCTTCCGTCATCGTTGACCTGAAAGAATACCATTTTCAAGATAGTAATTGGCTAAAACAACGCCAAAAATCTTACGAACAGCCTATGAACATCTATGAAATGCACCTGGGTTCCTGGAAGACGAAATCCGAAACTTCATCTTCCTGGTACACTTACGACGAGTTAGCTAAACCCTTGATCAGTTATCTGTCAGAAAACGGCTACAACTATGTGGAATTCATGCCCCTTTGCGAACACCCTGCGGACTGTTCCTGGGGCTACCAAACCACCGGCTATTTCAGTCCCACCTCCCGATATGGAACCGCCGCACAGCTAAAGGCTTTGGTGGATGCCTGTCATCAGGCCAGAATCGGCGTCATTATGGATTTCGTCCCTGTCCATTTTGCCATGGACGACTATGGTCTTGCTCTATTCGACGGCACACCTCTCTATGAATATCCTAACGACGCTGTGGGGCAAAGCGAATGGGGCACCTGTAATTTTATGCACTCCCGAGGTGAAGTGTGCTCTTTTTTACAGTCCGCCGCCAACTACTGGCTCTCGGAATTTCATTTCGACGGAATCCGTATGGATGCCATTAGCCGGATTATCTACTGGCAGGGTGACCCTTCTAGAGGAGTCAACAAAAATGCTGTGGAGTTCGTCCGCTTTATGAATCAAGGCCTCCATCGGCTGCACCCCACCGCTGTCCTAATCGCAGAAGACTCCACAAATTTCCTGAAGGTAACTGCTCCTGTGGAATATGATGGACTTGGCTTCGACTACAAGTGGGATTTGGGGTGGATGAACGATACCCTAAATTACTTTAGGACTCCTCCCTGGGAGCGTCCTGCCCATTATCACGATCTTTCTTTTTCTATGGACTATTTCTACAATGAACTGTATCTGCTTCCCTTTTCCCATGATGAAGTCGTACACGGCAAAGCGACTATCCTCCAGAAAATGTGGGGCGATTACGAATACAAATTTCCTCAGTGCCGGGCACTCTATGCTTATATGTATCTGCATCCAGGGAAAAAGCTGAATTTTATGGGAAATGAAATCGGCCAGTTCCGCGAGTGGGACGAAAGCCGCCCCCAGGACTGGGATATTCTCAAATATCCCCTACACGACGCTTTTCACCGGTATATTCAGACTCTAAACAAATACTATCTGTCTTTAGACGCCCTGCATGCAAAAGAATATCACAAAGATTACTTTCACTGGTTGCAGATTAACGCCGCTGAAAACTCTGTATATATTTTCCAGCGGGGGTTGGGCGAGGGCGCAGTCATCGGTGTATTTAACTTCTCAGATCAACTCTGGGAGTCCTATCCCTGTACTTTTCCTGAAAAGACGCGGGTTCAAGAGCTGCTGAGCAGCGACTGGGAGATCTACGGAGGGAGCACCCCAGTTCCCCGCCGCAAGGTTCATTCCACCAAGACAGTGGGGAAACAATATCTTCTAACTCTAGATTTACCACCATTCAGCGCGAGAGTTTTTCAGGTATTATCTTCTGGCGGCAAAAAATAA
- a CDS encoding transcription repressor NadR, translated as MAVSPGLAVKSQQNDLKTKGQTGILKERRNFMDGKQRREMIINLMNASQEPLSGTALAKKFGVSRQVIVQDIALLRAANYQILSTNRGYVCVVSSGVTREFYVNHTRDQIQDEMNVIVDYGGTIVDVFVEHDPYGELRAPLTVSNRSQVQEFVDEINKGIYSPLMTITSGYHYHTVRAQSEQILDVIEGKLKEKKFLVTTKSLKSEDAGS; from the coding sequence ATGGCAGTCAGTCCGGGGCTGGCAGTGAAAAGTCAACAGAATGACTTGAAAACCAAGGGACAGACTGGTATTCTAAAAGAAAGGAGGAATTTCATGGACGGAAAACAGCGACGAGAGATGATTATTAATTTGATGAATGCCAGTCAGGAACCTTTGTCAGGAACCGCTCTGGCGAAAAAGTTTGGAGTGAGCAGGCAGGTGATTGTGCAGGATATCGCATTGCTTCGAGCCGCAAATTATCAGATTCTCTCCACCAACCGGGGGTATGTCTGTGTGGTTTCTTCGGGAGTGACAAGGGAGTTTTATGTAAACCATACGAGGGATCAGATTCAGGATGAGATGAATGTGATCGTAGACTATGGGGGGACGATTGTGGATGTCTTTGTGGAGCATGACCCATATGGGGAGCTCAGAGCTCCTTTGACCGTGAGTAACCGAAGTCAGGTCCAGGAGTTCGTGGATGAGATCAACAAGGGGATTTACAGTCCGCTAATGACGATCACCTCCGGGTATCATTATCACACAGTCAGAGCACAGAGCGAGCAGATTTTGGATGTGATTGAAGGAAAACTGAAGGAGAAAAAGTTTTTGGTGACGACGAAATCCTTAAAAAGTGAAGATGCCGGAAGTTGA
- a CDS encoding Cof-type HAD-IIB family hydrolase, translating into MKIKEKILFTDLDGTLLDDQKNISRENIENIETALRGGHKIVVTTGRPLVSAIAQSKSLGLAHEGCYAIAFNGSCIYDFSKNKVVYSVQFPREYLRIVFDEAHKAGLHVQTYCDHGILSERENESLKRYSQVTKVSYEIVDDVTTALDSDPYKIIVMDYHDKNRLYDFQDHIAPMIEGKLQSFFSCDWYLEFTAPGISKGNAVRHLCQILDIPLENSVAVGDAENDIAMLDTAAVGAVMSNAENDIKQHGNYITEADNNHSGVAEVIRKFILSPSNETPRRSGQ; encoded by the coding sequence ATGAAAATAAAAGAAAAAATATTGTTCACAGATCTGGACGGAACACTGCTGGACGATCAAAAAAATATTTCTCGTGAAAACATAGAAAACATCGAGACCGCCCTTCGTGGAGGCCATAAAATCGTAGTCACCACCGGTCGCCCTCTAGTAAGCGCAATTGCACAGTCCAAGTCGCTTGGTCTTGCCCATGAAGGATGTTACGCAATTGCCTTCAACGGTTCCTGTATCTATGACTTCTCAAAAAACAAAGTCGTTTACAGTGTACAATTTCCCAGGGAATATCTCAGAATCGTCTTTGACGAGGCTCACAAAGCCGGTCTCCATGTCCAGACTTACTGTGACCATGGAATACTCAGTGAGCGCGAGAACGAAAGTCTGAAGCGCTATTCCCAAGTTACCAAAGTATCCTATGAGATTGTGGATGACGTAACTACTGCCCTGGACTCAGACCCTTACAAAATCATTGTCATGGACTATCACGACAAAAATCGCCTCTACGATTTCCAAGATCATATCGCTCCAATGATTGAAGGAAAATTACAATCTTTCTTTTCCTGTGACTGGTACTTAGAATTCACTGCTCCCGGTATCTCTAAAGGTAACGCAGTCCGGCATTTATGCCAGATTTTGGATATTCCCCTGGAAAACTCCGTAGCTGTCGGAGACGCTGAAAATGACATTGCTATGCTAGACACTGCAGCCGTCGGCGCCGTAATGTCCAACGCAGAAAACGACATCAAACAACACGGAAATTACATTACTGAAGCTGACAATAATCACAGCGGTGTAGCGGAAGTGATTCGAAAATTTATCCTCTCGCCTTCCAATGAAACACCCCGCCGATCAGGACAATGA
- the pepT gene encoding peptidase T, whose protein sequence is MDITQRFLKYVSQNTQSDPLSDTFPSSPSQLIFADLLAEEMKSIGISQVNRDENGYVYGLIPATVPDSKGATLAFLAHMDTAPDASGEAVKPRIIRKYNGKNILLNDKENLIMSPEDFPDLTKYIGQDLIVTDGTTLLGDDNKAGIAEIMTAAEYLLAHPEIPHGNVYLCFTPDEEVGKGVDYINLKKLPADFAYTVDGGEIGEIEYENFNAASVQIQITGLSIHPGSAKGKMRNASSIAMEFDQMLPRFEKPENTEGYEGFIHLTGMQGCVETASLEYIIRDHDRELFAKKKERMHKIAAYLNEKYVEGTVKLDITDSYYNMKEQIIPHMHLVENVLKVYDKLKITPKVQPIRGGTDGARLSFMGLPCPNLGTGGHNFHGPYEFVCIQSMEKSVQVLIELCKLYSTDQAFHSV, encoded by the coding sequence ATGGATATCACACAACGATTCCTCAAATACGTCTCACAAAACACCCAGTCAGATCCTCTCTCTGACACCTTTCCTTCCAGCCCCTCTCAGCTTATCTTCGCAGATCTGCTGGCTGAAGAAATGAAATCCATAGGGATTTCTCAGGTAAACAGAGATGAAAATGGCTATGTCTATGGTCTTATTCCCGCCACTGTCCCTGATTCAAAGGGTGCAACCCTGGCTTTTCTGGCCCACATGGACACAGCACCGGACGCCTCAGGCGAAGCCGTCAAGCCCCGTATTATCAGAAAATATAATGGAAAAAATATTTTATTGAATGATAAAGAAAATCTCATCATGAGCCCTGAGGATTTTCCAGACCTGACCAAGTATATTGGCCAAGATCTGATCGTCACCGACGGAACCACTTTGCTAGGCGACGACAACAAGGCTGGAATCGCTGAAATTATGACTGCGGCAGAATATCTTTTGGCACATCCAGAAATTCCCCACGGCAATGTCTACCTGTGTTTCACACCGGATGAAGAAGTCGGAAAAGGCGTAGACTACATCAATCTAAAAAAACTTCCCGCTGACTTCGCCTACACTGTGGACGGCGGAGAAATCGGAGAAATAGAATATGAAAATTTCAATGCCGCTTCCGTCCAGATACAGATCACCGGACTTTCCATCCATCCGGGTTCTGCCAAGGGAAAAATGAGAAACGCCTCCTCAATTGCCATGGAGTTCGACCAGATGCTCCCTCGTTTTGAAAAACCGGAAAACACGGAAGGCTACGAAGGCTTTATTCATTTAACGGGAATGCAAGGCTGCGTGGAAACCGCCTCCTTGGAATACATCATCCGTGACCACGACAGAGAACTGTTTGCAAAGAAAAAAGAAAGAATGCATAAAATCGCGGCGTACCTGAACGAAAAATATGTGGAAGGCACTGTGAAACTTGATATCACAGACTCCTACTATAACATGAAAGAACAGATTATCCCCCATATGCATCTGGTGGAGAATGTTCTGAAGGTCTACGACAAGCTGAAAATCACGCCGAAGGTACAGCCAATTCGCGGCGGTACAGATGGAGCAAGGCTTTCCTTCATGGGCTTGCCCTGCCCAAACCTGGGAACTGGCGGCCATAATTTTCACGGTCCTTACGAATTCGTCTGCATCCAGTCCATGGAAAAATCCGTGCAGGTACTCATAGAATTGTGCAAACTCTATTCCACAGACCAAGCTTTCCATTCTGTTTGA
- a CDS encoding aminopeptidase P family protein, which yields MIPQRLERLRVKMRECRMDAYLVPTADYHESEYVGPYFKCREYITGFTGSAGTAVITEDEACLWTDGRYFVQAAQQLKESGIRLMKMGEQGVPTVEEYLKEKLPQGGALGFDGKVVNQLFAQGLQEELRPKGITLLYDRDLVGEIWEGRPELSSGEIWVLDEKYAGKSAKAKLLELRESMEGAGATAHLLTTLDDIVWLLNIRGNDIPCNPVVLSYFVVTKQNCLLFIQPQAVNCQMKEYLESLGVRLQPYEEVYEFVKSLRGERILLEKSCVNYTLCQSLDDSNVVIDRMNPTTWAKAIKNETEMENIRRAHIKDGVAVTRFLYWVKNNIGKIPIDEISAADKLESLRKEQEGYLEPSFGTISAYGANAAMCHYQADEEHHQELQPRGLYLVDSGGQYYEGTTDITRTIVLGELTQEEREHFTLVAMGMLRLGNAQFTEGTYGMSLDCLARGPLWERGLDFNHGTGHGVGYLLNVHERPTGIHRRTTPKNLAGEVLMEGMLTSDEPGMYVEGSHGIRTENLLLCKRLEKNEYGQFMGFEFVTFVPIDLDGIEVSLMTPKDVEYLNAYHSQVFEKISPYLNEEETQWLREYTRPLKCS from the coding sequence ATGATTCCACAAAGATTGGAGAGACTTAGGGTTAAAATGCGGGAGTGCCGGATGGATGCTTACCTGGTTCCCACTGCGGATTACCATGAATCGGAATATGTAGGTCCGTATTTCAAGTGCAGAGAATATATTACAGGCTTTACCGGCTCGGCGGGCACAGCTGTGATTACAGAGGATGAGGCGTGTCTTTGGACAGACGGCAGATATTTCGTACAGGCTGCGCAGCAGCTTAAGGAGAGCGGGATTCGTTTGATGAAAATGGGGGAACAGGGAGTTCCCACAGTGGAGGAATATTTAAAAGAGAAGCTTCCCCAAGGCGGAGCTCTGGGATTCGACGGAAAGGTGGTCAATCAGCTTTTTGCCCAGGGACTTCAGGAGGAGCTAAGACCCAAAGGAATTACTCTCTTGTATGACAGAGATCTGGTGGGAGAGATCTGGGAGGGACGGCCTGAGCTGTCCAGCGGGGAAATCTGGGTTTTGGATGAGAAGTATGCGGGAAAGAGCGCAAAGGCTAAACTTCTAGAGCTAAGAGAGAGTATGGAAGGGGCAGGGGCCACTGCACATCTGCTGACAACTCTGGACGATATTGTGTGGTTGCTGAATATTCGAGGGAACGATATTCCCTGTAATCCTGTGGTGCTCAGCTATTTTGTGGTTACAAAACAAAACTGTCTTCTATTTATTCAGCCGCAGGCAGTGAACTGTCAGATGAAAGAATATCTGGAAAGTCTAGGAGTACGGCTGCAACCTTATGAAGAGGTCTATGAGTTTGTAAAAAGCCTGCGCGGAGAACGGATTTTATTGGAAAAATCTTGTGTCAACTACACCTTGTGTCAGAGTCTGGATGATTCCAATGTGGTGATTGACCGGATGAATCCAACCACCTGGGCAAAGGCAATAAAGAACGAGACAGAGATGGAGAATATCCGACGAGCTCATATCAAGGACGGAGTGGCGGTTACCAGGTTTCTCTATTGGGTGAAAAATAATATAGGAAAAATTCCTATAGATGAAATTAGCGCAGCCGACAAGCTAGAGAGTCTGCGCAAGGAACAGGAAGGCTATCTGGAACCCAGCTTTGGCACGATCTCGGCTTATGGCGCCAATGCTGCGATGTGTCACTATCAGGCTGACGAGGAGCATCACCAGGAGTTACAGCCAAGGGGGTTGTATCTGGTAGATTCCGGCGGTCAGTACTATGAGGGAACTACAGATATTACAAGGACGATCGTCTTAGGGGAACTTACGCAAGAGGAACGGGAGCATTTCACTTTGGTGGCTATGGGAATGCTGCGCCTGGGAAATGCGCAGTTTACGGAAGGGACTTATGGTATGAGCCTAGACTGTCTGGCACGAGGGCCTCTTTGGGAGCGCGGTTTGGACTTCAATCATGGGACAGGCCACGGAGTTGGCTATCTTTTAAATGTGCATGAGAGACCCACCGGAATACATCGGAGGACAACACCAAAGAACCTGGCGGGAGAGGTCTTGATGGAAGGAATGCTGACCTCGGATGAACCAGGAATGTACGTGGAGGGCAGCCATGGAATCCGGACAGAAAATCTATTGCTTTGCAAGAGGCTGGAAAAAAATGAGTACGGGCAGTTTATGGGTTTTGAGTTTGTGACGTTTGTGCCCATTGATCTGGACGGCATTGAGGTCTCTCTTATGACTCCAAAGGATGTGGAGTACCTGAACGCATATCACAGTCAGGTGTTTGAGAAGATTTCTCCTTACCTGAACGAAGAGGAGACCCAATGGCTAAGAGAATATACTAGACCGTTGAAGTGCAGCTGA
- a CDS encoding Crp/Fnr family transcriptional regulator codes for MREYLSVMKRSVLFRGIEEDEILAMLKCLQAHIRSYEKKDFLYRNGDHLLEMGLVLQGSVHLIKEDYWGKRSILARIPEGQIFGEVFACLRQQPLNMSIMATEPVKVLYLDVQRVTNSCTSACDFHVRLIRNLLQSLAGHALLLNQKIEYITQRTTREKLLSYLSDQALRAGNSRFQIPFNRQELADYLGIERSAMSNELSKMKREGLLDFQKNSFWLRQ; via the coding sequence ATGAGAGAATATTTGTCAGTGATGAAGAGATCGGTGCTCTTTCGGGGAATTGAGGAGGATGAGATATTGGCAATGCTGAAATGTTTGCAGGCTCATATTCGTTCCTATGAAAAGAAGGACTTTCTTTACCGAAATGGAGATCATCTGTTGGAGATGGGGCTGGTGCTACAAGGTTCGGTCCACCTGATAAAGGAAGACTACTGGGGGAAACGGAGTATTCTCGCGAGAATTCCGGAAGGACAGATTTTTGGAGAGGTGTTTGCCTGCCTGCGTCAGCAGCCTCTAAATATGAGCATTATGGCTACAGAACCAGTCAAAGTGCTGTATCTGGACGTACAGAGAGTGACCAATAGCTGTACTTCCGCCTGCGATTTTCATGTGCGTTTGATCAGAAATTTGCTGCAATCCCTGGCAGGCCACGCTCTGCTTCTGAATCAGAAAATCGAGTATATCACGCAGAGAACTACTAGAGAGAAACTTCTGTCCTATCTCTCAGACCAGGCCCTTCGAGCGGGAAATTCCAGATTTCAGATTCCTTTTAACAGGCAAGAGCTGGCGGATTATCTGGGAATTGAGCGCAGCGCTATGTCAAACGAACTGTCAAAGATGAAGAGGGAAGGGCTTTTGGATTTTCAAAAAAATAGCTTTTGGCTGCGACAGTGA